The Syntrophorhabdaceae bacterium genome includes the window TGGATGCACTGAAAGCGATTATTGACGTGGAAAACTTTCTTTATGCGGCGAGCCAGCTGGCCCAGACGACCTTAAGGAGCGTCCTCGGTCAGGCAGAGCTTGATGATCTCCTCTCCAAGCGGGAGAAGATCAACGAGAGGCTTCAGGAGATACTCGACACCCACACCGAACCATGGGGGATAAAGGTCTCGAATGTGGAGGTGAAGAATGTGGACCTTCCCCAGGAGATGCAGCGGGCCATCTCGCGACAGGCCGAGGCCGAGCGGGAGAGGAGGGCGAAGGTTATCGGCGCCGAGGGCGAATATCAGGCGTCTACAAAGCTCTCCGAGGCCTCGGATATACTCTCCAAGAACCCCATGGCGCTCCAGCTTCGCTATCTTCAGACATTGATTGAAATATCAACGGAGAAGAACTCCACCATTGTGTTCCCTCTTCCCATCGACCTCATAAGCTTTTTTCTGGATAAGGTGAAAAAATGAACGTGAGCATCAGCGGTGTGAATGCAGTACCTCGAGAAAGATCGGGAAAGGAGGTTATATGCCGACATGCATAAAATGCGGTTCTCCCGCCGCCTACTGGACGATTATAAATAAAGAAAACGACTTGAGCGAGTATTGCGACACGTGCTTTAAAAAGGACGACCTGGCGAAGTACAAAAAGGAAATGGATGAATTCCAGAGGAGAAGACAAGAGGATAAGACAAGAGGATAAGACACGGAGTTGAGGAGAAAAGAAATAATCCGGTACGACGGCACACCAAGAGACTGATATGCAGGCTCCGGGAAAACCCGGGCATTCTAAAAAGTGTAATGAAAAACACAACTTTATAAGGAGAATTATGAAAAGAATTGCCAATCGGTTCACCTATCCTACTGTACTCGCTGTTGCGACGGTGCTTCTCGCCATTCTGGTCCTCGCGGGCACCAGCCCAACGCGTGCTGCTTCGCCCGTGCAGGAGGGCACGGCGAAAACCGGCGGCGCAACCTCAAAGACAGACCGCGTAGAGGCACGGATCAAAGATCTCCATACCAAGCTCAGGATTACCCCTGAGCAGGAAGTGCTATGGAATAACGTCGCCCAGGCGATGAGGGACAACGCGAAGACGATGGAGGCGCTCATCAGGGCGAGGTCCGACAAAGCAGGCACCATGAACGCGGTCGAGGATCTCAAATCCTACGGCGAAATCACCCAGGGACATGCGGACACGGTCAAGACATTTATCCCGATTTTCGAGCCCCTCTACGCAGGCATGTCGGAGGCTCAGAAGAAGGATGCCGACGTATTATTCCACCCCCAGAGCCATCACGCAAAAGCAAAGGCCAAGGGCAGATCAAAATGACGGCGATCGTCTCCACATCAGGACCGCACACCACAATCACCAACAGGGAATCACTCGAAGAGTGGAAGGCAACTATGAAAACCTCGCAGTTGGAAGGGAAAAAGCTTAAGTCGACAGTCGCCAAAGTCGTGATGGCGGTTATCTTCGCTGCAATGATAGGCGGCGCAATCACGGTCCCGGCATTCGGCGACAACAGGCACAATGGGTACTATGGGCACAGCTACGGACGTGAGCGGCATGGGCGTCAGTATTACCGCCACTACCCGGCGACCGTCTATGCGCCTCCACCGGTTATCTATGGCCCGGCCCCGTATCAATCTCCGGGCATCAGCCTCGTCTTCCCGATCGTGATTCGCTAGGGAATTCTTAAGCACCGATTGATCAGGGCTTCGGTGGACCCTTTCCATGGCCGAAGCCCGGAGATTAGTGCAAGTGGTCATGCAATTCGCGTGCAAGGCTACGCACGCAAGAAGAGGAGAAAAATGAAAAGAATCGTTATGTTCATGATGGTAGCGGTGCTGATGCTGGTTTCGCTTGGCGGGTGTTTCTGGGGATATGAGGGGCACGGCGGCGGAGGACATGGAGGCGGAGGACACGACAGGGACGGCGGACATGGAGGCGGGGGCGGAGGCCGCAACGGCGGGGGCGGAAACCATTGAGGACGCATAGGCCAGCGCCAAGACCGCCCGGTCTACCCTGGTTGTCATCTCGTTTACATGAAAGTGAGGACCGGCTGTTCTTGACGGAGGAGGTTATGTATTTTAAACTGTAATATGCTATCCTATCAGGCCCAGAATCTGAATTGGAGGAACCATGCCTAGAGACGCCTCTCGTTCAGCGGACGACCGGGGGCTTCGGCAGAAGGCAGAGCAATGTCTCTCCGGGAAACAGTCAAACGAACGGTCCGGTGACCCTGCCGCGCTTATCCATGAGCTCGAGGTGCACGAAATCGAGCTCGAGATGCAGAACGACGAGCTTCAAAAATCCCACCTTGAGGTCGAGGCATCAAGGGAGAAATACTTCGAACTTTACGACCTTGCCCCGGTTGGTTATCTTTCCCTGGATGAAGAAGGCTTGATACTGGAGTTGAATCTCACGGCGGCAGGGCTTCTCGGGATCGAAAGAGGATATCTCGTCAATGAACCCTTTTCCAGGTTCATCCGGCCGGAGTTCCAGGACCCCTTCTATCTTCACAGACGAAAAGTACTCGAATCTTCCGCGAGGCAAACCTGCGAGCTGGCGCTCGAGAAACATGACGGCACCGTGTTCTATGCGCAACTGGACAGTATAAGGGTGGAGGCCGACGGACTGGGGATAATGCGTACTGCCCTCACCGACATCACTGAACGGACGCGAATGGAGCAGGCGCTGCAGAAGGCTCACGACGAACTGGAGACCCGAGTGTTGCAACGAACCGCCGATCTGAAGGATGCGCTGGACCGGCTCAAATCAGAAGCGGCCAGGCGGGAGCGCATGGAGGAGAGAATTCGTCAGTCGGAGAAGATGGAGGCCATCGGTACCCTCGCAGGGGGAATCGCGCACGATTTCAACAACATGCTCGCCGCAGTCCTCGGCTTTGCCGAGTTGGCGATCGACGACAACATACCTCGCAACTCAAACGTGGACCGCGACCTCAAGCACATCCTCAAAGCCGGCTTCAGAGGGAAAGACCTTGTGAAACAGATCCTCGCCTTCAGCCGGAAGACCCATCACGAAGTCATCCCCCTGCAATTAACCCCTCTCATCAAGGAGACTTTGAAGCTGCTGAGGTCGACACTCCCTTCCAATGTGAAGATTGCTTTAAAGATAAAGAGTGGTTCGGATACCGTGCGTGCCGACCCTTCCCAGGTGCAGCAGGTGGTAATGAATTTATGCACCAATGCCGGTTTCTCAATGCGCGATAAACAAGGGGGGAAGCTCACCATAAGTCTGAGTGACGCAGGCGAGTCTTATTCCACGCTTCCGGCCGGGTTAGAGCCCGGGCGTTATTTGTGCCTTACCGTAAAAGATACGGGCACAGGCATAGAGCCCCAGGTAATAAAAAGGATCTTCGAGCCTTTCTTCACCACAAAGGAGCGTGGACAAGGCACGGGCTTGGGCCTTGCAGTCACCTACGGCATCGTGAAGAGCCTCAACGGCGGCATCACGGTCGAGAGTACGCCGGGGAAAGGAACCACGTTTAAAGTCTTCCTCCCCCACGCGGAACCCTCCGTGCGGGAGGAAGAAGTTGCCGCGGACGACATCCCGCGCGGGACCGAGGTGATCCTCTTCGTGGATGACGAGAATTCTCTCGTGGAGTGGGGCCGGGAGACCCTCAGGGGCCTTGGGTACAGAGTTGTCGGAACGACGGACAGCCGCGATGCGCTCGCCTTATTCCACGTTAATCCCGCCGGCTTCGATATGGTGATTACCGATTACACCATGCCGGCGATGACGGGATTCGCCCTGGCAGAGGAGCTTCTGAAGGTGAGGCCTGATATCCCGATTATCCTTTTTACGGGGTACAACGAAAACGCGTCTCCGGAGAAAGCAAAGGAAAGGGGGATTAAAGAGTTCGTGATGAAACCGCTCGGCAAACGCGATCTCGCAGAGGCAATCCGGCGGGTCCTGGACGGGACGAAAGGGGAAAAAGAATAGAGGAAAGACATGAAAACCTCACTCTGTAGTGATTCACTTTTTAGCACCTGACCAGGGAGAGTTTGTGTCTGGCAGAAAGACTATTCTCCTCGTTGAGGATGAAGCACTGATCCGGCTCAGTCAAGGCATGAAGCTCGAACAGGAAGGTTATTAGTGTGGGCAGCGGCGAAAAGGCCATCGAGGCAGTAGAAAGCGGCCGTCCCATCGATCTTATTCTCATGGACATCAATCTTTGGAAGAGGCATGGACGCCACCGAAGCGGCGGTGTCGCTTTCCATAAAAGGCAGCCAAGGAAGGACAAGGGATTACAGGCGACCGGGAAACGAAAAGGAAACGGTGGGTCCTGGACATCACATGCCTATTTCCGATTTCGGACTAATTCCTGCAATGCAGAAGCCGGGGAGAAAAGGGTCACGTGGATCGGTTGCCCCGCAACTTCCCATTCGTTACTTTAGAGGCCAAGCGGCGCGTCCGGGTGTTTCGCCACAGAGCGCGGCCTTTCACAAAAAGCGACCTTTTCGTCCTCGGCAAACTCAGGTGTAACTTCACGCTTTCCCCGGAGCTCAGGGACTGTCGGATTGGCCGACATCAAGCCATTCGGCCAGCATCGCGGCATGTTCCGCCTCCAGGTGGGACGTGGAATAAAGATAGATCGCCGATGTCGAAGTTGAGGTTGCTGCAATATCATCATAACCCCCGGCTTTTGCCATCGCCTCCAGACAATCGAGAACCTGCTGATAGGGGAGGTCGAAGGGCGGGTCCGAAAAAATAGAAAGTGGTACGGGCCGCTGGTATTCACGGGCACTTTGACGGACGGTCCCGGCAATGAGCGGCAAGGGGCCCTCCAGCTTATGAAGGAGAATTGTGGCGTAGGCCCCGGTCATGGAGTGAGCGGAGTAATAATAGTGAGAACCTGCCCCGGTGAGTTTACGGAGATCGTCATTTTTGCGAACCAATTGGGCGAGAATGCCCGGTTCGCTGTCACTTGTCCTGTCCGCGCCGGGGGGTATGAAATGATGAGCTTTCACCAACCCCAGGATGTCCTGCTCAGAAATAAGCTGCGAGGCCGCGCTCCAATTCCTGATCGCCTCCGCCATTATTTCGACCGCTCTATCAGCGGATTCCGTTCTGATGCTCACGGAGGGACCGTCTATGGCTGCGGGCTCTTTCATGACGGTGTCAGGTTTCTTTTTGCCAGAAAATCGGCGACGCCCCGGAGACCCGATCTTTGGTATGCCTCGTCTGTAGGTGCTCCTGTTGCCTTGTCCCATCCCATCTCTTCATAAAACATATCCAGGGCAACCTGCACGTCATGTCTCTCCATATGGGTGGCGCCTTTTGTGAAGGCTGGCGTGCCTTTCTTGCCCGTAAAGACCCATTCGGGGATCTTGTCGTGATGGGTGCGCATCTGCTTTGTCCCCATGCCGCGGATCGTGAGCGCTCTATGGAGGAGGAAGATACGCTCGGCTACCATGTCCAGCTCCTCCCGGCTCTTCCTGTCCCCTGTTGCGAGACTGTAGAGCATTGACTCTATGGAGTCATCGCCCCTGTAGCCTCGTTCCCTTATTGGAGACGCTACCCAGGGCCCCATCCAGTTGCACAGGGAGAGCGAGTCGTGCAGCTCCTTACGAAGGAGCGCCCATTTTGCCATCCGCGCCTTTGACCGGTGCATGGGCTTGAAGTCACCAATGCCGTCGATGGCCTCCGGGGCGCCCCAGATCTCGGCTGCCAGTTTCTTCTGCACCGGGAGGGGCAATCCGTTCCGGGTGAAATTGCTGTGAGAATGGCACATGCAGTCACGGTTGTACATCAGGTTGACGAGCACACCGCATTGCCCCGTCTCTTCCGAGGAATGGTGCTTGGGGTGGCCCATCTTCCAGTAGGCGAGGTCCTTGTCTTTGCCCCACTGCTCTTCGGAGAGCGACCATCGTTCCAGCATGTAACCTGTGCCGAGACCCAGCGCCGTGCCAAGCTCACCCTCTCTTTTTGCGATCCGCGGTAAGAGTTCAAAGAGGAATGCGGGGTCTCCCTTCTCATACTTTTGCCAGGAATAACTCCGGAATTCCCGGGAGCCCAGCTTTTTTTCTATTGTACCGTCATAGTAAAGCTTGACGAAGTCCCGCTGCAATTGACCGTAGTTGCACCACACGCCGAGGTCATCGGCCAGATGCATTCCGACCATGGTATGCTCCAGGCTGGTCGCTCCGTG containing:
- a CDS encoding slipin family protein, translating into DALKAIIDVENFLYAASQLAQTTLRSVLGQAELDDLLSKREKINERLQEILDTHTEPWGIKVSNVEVKNVDLPQEMQRAISRQAEAERERRAKVIGAEGEYQASTKLSEASDILSKNPMALQLRYLQTLIEISTEKNSTIVFPLPIDLISFFLDKVKK
- a CDS encoding Spy/CpxP family protein refolding chaperone, producing the protein MKRIANRFTYPTVLAVATVLLAILVLAGTSPTRAASPVQEGTAKTGGATSKTDRVEARIKDLHTKLRITPEQEVLWNNVAQAMRDNAKTMEALIRARSDKAGTMNAVEDLKSYGEITQGHADTVKTFIPIFEPLYAGMSEAQKKDADVLFHPQSHHAKAKAKGRSK
- a CDS encoding ATP-binding protein — its product is MPRDASRSADDRGLRQKAEQCLSGKQSNERSGDPAALIHELEVHEIELEMQNDELQKSHLEVEASREKYFELYDLAPVGYLSLDEEGLILELNLTAAGLLGIERGYLVNEPFSRFIRPEFQDPFYLHRRKVLESSARQTCELALEKHDGTVFYAQLDSIRVEADGLGIMRTALTDITERTRMEQALQKAHDELETRVLQRTADLKDALDRLKSEAARRERMEERIRQSEKMEAIGTLAGGIAHDFNNMLAAVLGFAELAIDDNIPRNSNVDRDLKHILKAGFRGKDLVKQILAFSRKTHHEVIPLQLTPLIKETLKLLRSTLPSNVKIALKIKSGSDTVRADPSQVQQVVMNLCTNAGFSMRDKQGGKLTISLSDAGESYSTLPAGLEPGRYLCLTVKDTGTGIEPQVIKRIFEPFFTTKERGQGTGLGLAVTYGIVKSLNGGITVESTPGKGTTFKVFLPHAEPSVREEEVAADDIPRGTEVILFVDDENSLVEWGRETLRGLGYRVVGTTDSRDALALFHVNPAGFDMVITDYTMPAMTGFALAEELLKVRPDIPIILFTGYNENASPEKAKERGIKEFVMKPLGKRDLAEAIRRVLDGTKGEKE